A genomic segment from Gemmatimonadaceae bacterium encodes:
- a CDS encoding carbon starvation CstA 5TM domain-containing protein has translation ALFVAMWGHFLYQGVIDPLGGINSLWPLFGISNQLLAAVALCVGTTVIIKMGKARYAWITVLPLVWLVIVTMTAGWQKMFSPDPHLGFLSHAHALGAAIDAGALPAGVATAAAGRRMMFNDYLDAAVAGFFMVSVVVILIDSLRSWTSVLSGRMPAVSSEVPFQPRVATAGD, from the coding sequence GCCCTGTTCGTGGCCATGTGGGGCCACTTCCTGTATCAGGGCGTGATCGACCCGCTGGGCGGGATCAATTCGCTGTGGCCGCTGTTCGGCATCTCCAACCAGCTGCTCGCCGCGGTGGCGCTGTGCGTGGGCACCACGGTCATCATCAAGATGGGCAAGGCCCGCTACGCATGGATCACCGTGCTGCCGCTGGTCTGGCTGGTGATCGTGACCATGACCGCGGGCTGGCAGAAGATGTTCTCCCCCGACCCGCACCTGGGCTTCCTGTCGCACGCGCACGCGCTGGGCGCCGCCATCGACGCCGGCGCGCTGCCCGCTGGCGTGGCCACCGCCGCCGCCGGGCGGCGGATGATGTTCAACGACTACCTCGACGCGGCGGTGGCCGGGTTCTTCATGGTCTCGGTGGTGGTCATCCTCATCGACTCCCTGCGGAGTTGGACGTCGGTGCTCAGCGGCCGCATGCCGGCCGTGTCGTCCGAGGTGCCGTTCCAACCGCGCGTCGCGACGGCGGGAGATTGA
- a CDS encoding YbdD/YjiX family protein — translation MRALAPLRARLRAVGEITRRIIGVPDYERYAAHMRRHHPDQQPLPRHEFARQRLDEKYAKPGSRCC, via the coding sequence GTGCGCGCGTTGGCTCCGCTCCGCGCGCGTCTGCGCGCCGTCGGCGAGATCACGCGCCGCATCATCGGCGTGCCCGATTACGAACGCTACGCCGCCCACATGCGCCGGCATCATCCGGACCAGCAACCGCTGCCGCGCCATGAGTTCGCGCGCCAGCGGCTGGACGAGAAGTACGCCAAGCCAGGTTCGCGCTGCTGTTGA